A genomic stretch from Salvelinus namaycush isolate Seneca chromosome 25, SaNama_1.0, whole genome shotgun sequence includes:
- the LOC120019960 gene encoding KN motif and ankyrin repeat domain-containing protein 4-like yields MTDKQNGNGPKAPENRVKGKPPPYSVETPYGFRLDLDFLKYVDDIEKGHTIKRVPIQRRSRGQRPSTLPRNLNLSGHGYQSSPWGSTGALASRSRLPDPHQGYGSWAYDGRSPASPGGYKSVAEMEASIRAFDEQPLGEHIRPNLLRASSLPLTVLLRKGSESTEDPASLRSSRDRLGGRDTSTEDILYSLDRLSNCPSKQDFSGTLRRLNEALEHMGKLEEEVRVIPELKAQIYILQEEREMLRLGLNPKPASRTFSNRAKDHSYVTSDLKRPRKESNLFLANNDITDDDSNQTHEWRTSTDLDELLTVTSLQAKVAMLEQRLHESSLDLQKATVLLREQQEEGRRNDERMCQLIRNTGDWGRAERVPVEQDEKQTENSSREPGLAVPMEHMPQEEAPPGSMDQAVAALHIRRIQCLLEQQWECLCGGTAPEGGKALEHPDPKVNSLQEEMMSLVHTLSSYYNHGSSDGEVSQGVPKSTMKRNGSARMSKNLHFVGVNGGFETTPNEDLDRKSHAKEDMSALQQQPEGQLPPGEMAEKRADHGGSNHGDQKEGDPSPGQEMMEGTDPMDQTTQTAEPDEQTDSGGDVEAAEPEEHNKTDTTPEEPMEAEPDPNTDPKQDREDVEGEFIAACHFVNDHMDNMDNPNDDMRRGLVVLFQHWFRVAAEEDSLANTVSVYLREVRTATPSLLPFLVNMADDNGNTVLHYSVSHTNYPIVSLLLDTGVCEVDLQNKAGYTAVMLASLTAPDSSGDMEVVGRLMELGDVNAQASQVTVTASVDTKYTPRTSS; encoded by the exons ATGACGGACAAACAAAATG GAAATGGGCCCAAAGCCCCAGAGAATAGGGTGAAGGGGAAGCCTCCTCCGTACTCGGTGGAGACGCCCTATGGCTTCCGCCTGGACCTGGACTTCCTCAAGTACGTGGACGACATCGAGAAGGGCCACACCATAAAGAGAGTCCCCATCCAGCGCCGGAGCAGGGGGCAGAGGCCCAGCACTCTCCCCAGGAACCTCAACCTCTCTGGGCATGGCTACCAGTCTAGCCCCTGGGGCTCCACTGGAGCTCTGGCCTCCAGGTCTCgcctccccgacccccaccaagGCTATGGCTCTTGGGCTTATGATGGCAGATCGCCAGCCTCCCCTGGAGGATACAAGTCTGTGGCAGAGATGGAAGCCAGTATCAGGGCCTTTGATGAGCAGCCCTTGGGGGAGCACATCAGGCCCAATCTCCTGCGGGCCTCCAGCCTGCCTCTTACCGTCCTGCTAAGGAAAGGTTCAGAGTCAACTGAGGACCCGGCCAGTCTCCGAAGCTCCAGAGACCGTCTCGGAGGAAGGGACACTTCCACGGAAGACATCCTCTACTCCCTGGACCGCTTGTCCAACTGTCCGTCCAAACAGGATTTTTCTGGAACCCTCCGCCGCCTCAATGAAGCCCTGGAGCACATGGGCAAGCTGGAGGAGGAGGTCCGTGTCATCCCAGAGCTCAAGGCACAGATCTACATCctgcaggaggagagggagatgctCCGTCTTGGACTGAACCCCAAACCCGCATCCCGAACCTTCTCCAACAGGGCCAAAGACCACTCTTACGTGACCTCTGACCTCAAAAGACCCAGGAAAGAGAGTAATCTCTTCCTCGCCAACAATGACATCACCGATGATGACTCTAACCAGACACACGAGTGGAGGACAAGCACAGACCTGGATGAGCTTCTCACAGTGACGTCTCTGCAGGCCAAAGTGGCCATGCTGGAGCAGAGGCTTCATGAGAGCAGCCTGGACCTCCAGAAGGCTACCGTGCTACTGAGAGAACAGCAGGAGGAGGGCCGGAGGAACGATGAGAGGATGTGCCAGCTGATCAGGAACACTGGGGACTGGGGGAGAGCAGAAAGAGTCCCTGTGGAGCAAGATGAAAAACAGACTGAGAATTCTTCTAG AGAACCAGGCCTAGCAGTACCCATGGAGCACATGCCCCAGGAGGAAGCCCCCCCAGGGAGCATGGATCAAGCTGTGGCAGCCCTCCACATAAGGAGGATCCAGTGTCTCCTGGAACAGCAGTGGGAGTGTCTGTGTGGGGGGACAGCACCAGAGGGGGGCAAGGCCCTGGAGCACCCAGACCCCAAGGTCAATTCACTACAGGAGGAGATGATGAGTCTGGTTCATACTCTTTCCTCCTACTACAACCATGGATCCAGTGACGGAGAGGTTTCTCAAGGAG TCCCAAAATCCACCATGAAGAGAAATGGGAGTGCTCGGATGTCAAAGAACCTCCACTTTGTTGGTGTGAACGGAGG CTTTGAAACAACACCAAATGAGGATCTGGACCGTAAGAGCCATGCAAAGGAGGACATGTCAGCCCTACAGCAACAACCAGAAGGACAACTCCCCCCTGGGGAGATGGCAGAGAAACGTGCAGACCATGGGGGTTCCAACCACGGAGACCAGAAAGAGGGAGACCCAAGCCCAGGTCAAGAGATGATGGAAGGAACCGATCCGATGGACCAGACTACTCAAACTGCAGAACCAGACGAACAGACAGATAGTGGTGGGGATGTGGAAGCTGCAGAACCAGAGGAACATAACAAGACAGACACAACACCAGAGGAACCCATGGAAGCAGAACCAGATCCAAACACAGATCCCAAACAAGACAG GGAGGATGTAGAAGGGGAGTTCATAGCAGCATGTCATTTCGTCAACGATCACATGGATAACATGGATAACCCCAATGATGACATG AGGCGTGGCCTGGTGGTGCTGTTCCAGCATTGGTTCCGGGTGGCGGCTGAGGAGGACTCTCTGGCCAATACGGTGTCTGTGTACCTCAGAGAGGTGAGGACGGCCACGCCGTCGCTCCTCCCCTTCTTAGTTAACATGGCAGATGACAACGGCAACACAGTGCTGCACTACAGCGTGTCTCACACCAACTACCCCATTGTCAGCCTGCTACTGGACACAG GTGTTTGTGAGGTGGACCTTCAGAACAAGGCGGGGTACACAGCGGTGATGCTGGCGTCCCTGACGGCCCCGGACAGCTCTGGGGACATGGAGGTGGTCGGCAGGCTCATGGAGCTGGGGGACGTCAATGCTCAAGCCAGCCAGGTCACTGTCACTGCCTCTGTAGACACCAAATACACACCTCGTacttcatcctaa